CCAGTTACTCAAGAAATTTGGCAAACACTCCCCTTAAAAGAACAAAAAAGATTTCTACGCCACCTCAAGGCTTATTGGGAAGTTCACCGCCACCTAATTGCCCCAGAAATTGCTGATGTGCTGGATGCTGCGGAGGAATCTGGTCAATTAAGCTACTATGCAGGACGGATTCAAACTTGTCAGGAGTTTGATAATAAATTAACTGTGACTATTAGGGAACGAGAAACACAGGCAAAGATTGTTTTACAGGTTAACCGAATTATCAACTGCACAGGCTCAAACTGTAATTATCGCTCTTTACAGCATCCATTACTCGCCAGCCTTCAAGAACAACGCCTGATTCGTCCTAATGTTCTATCAATAGGAATTGACACTGCTGTCAACGGTGCGCTGCTGGATGCAGATGGGAATGCTTCTGAACTACTGTATACACTAGGGACACCGCGCAAGGGAAATCTTTGGGAAACTACTGCTGTGCCGGAAATTCGTGTTCAAGCCGCGAATTTGGCACAAGATTTACTGAAATCTCTCAATCCTATAGCTTATGCTGTTGTTGAAAATTGGTTTGCTCCAAAACCAGCCATGCTATTTCGTCAACTGTTTGATAAAGAGTCGAGTACCTACACATATTTGATTGCCGATCCACAAACTAAAGAAGCTATTCTCGTAGATCCTGTATCAGAGCAAGTTGAACGTGACATTCAAATATTACGAGAATTGGGCTTAACCCTGCGCTACTGTCTGGAAACTCACATCCATGCTGATCACATCACTGCAACAAGACAACTTAAGGGTATAACAGGCTGTCTAAGTATCATGCCTGAGAATGCCCAGACGACTTGTGCAGACAGCTATATTGCCGATGGAAAGATGCTACATATAGGCAATGTACAAATTCAGGCGATCGCGACTCCTGGACACACCGACAGTCATATGGCTTACCTGGTTAATAATACTCACTTGTTAACGGGAGATGCGCTATTCATCCGGGGCTGCGGTCGTACCGACTTCCAAAGCGGTGATGCTGGATTGCTGTATGACGCTGTTACCCAGAAGCTATTCACCTTACCAGATGATACCTTGGTATATCCCGCTCACGACTACCAGGGACAAACAGTGTCTACGATTGGTGAAGAAAAGCGCTGGAATCCCCGATTTGCTGGACACAGCCGTAGCCAGTTCATGATGTTAATGAATAACCTGAACCTGCCCTATCCTAAAAAAATGTCAGAAGCTGTACCTGCAAATCAACATGGTGGCAAAGTTTGAGTTGCATTGGACTACCCGATATAAACTACCACTACCTGTGCGCCCCACGTTAGGTTGGGTTAAACCTCGGTTGCTGAACACTCTTGCAAATCTTCCATTTCCAAGGCGACTGATAGATTTCTGTATGCCTTTACTTCGATCACATTTCCACTGGGATCACTTAATAGCATCTTCGCTTGCTCTGCGTCGGTACCCACAAAAGAAACATTTGGCTTTACCTTGAACTGAACCCTCATTTTATCAAGACGATTTGCAAGAGCCTCCCAATCACTCCACGCCAAAACCGCGCCGAAGTGACGCACGCCATGCTTTGTCATCGCTAACACTTCAGAGGGTTGTTCGTGCAAAGTAATCTGAGCTTCAAAGAGAAATACATCAATCCACTTATCACGGACACGACCGATCTTGGCCCCGAAGGTGTTGACATAAAAGTTCTTAGATTCTTCGAGGTTTCGGACGGGAAAGGCAAGATGAAAGATTGGGTGGAACATCACGAGATTTCTTTTTGATTAAAGGGCTTGGGGCTTATGAACTACCACATACCTTTAAATTACTGTAAATCGATATATCTAAGATCTAGAATAATTGGGATTCCATTGCAACCAGTAATTTTCCAAGGCTCTGGCGATAACATCTGCTAATTTACCGAACAAAGCGTATAGCAAAATGCTCAATACAACAACATCTGTTTGCATAAATTCTCTGGCGTTCATTGCCATGTAACCAATACCAGAATCAGCGGCTATTGTCTCAGCAACAATCAGTGTCAACCACATGATACCTAAAGAAAAACGGACACCCACCAAAATAGAGGACAATGCCCCAGGAAGAATAATTCGCCAAAATAAACCCCAGGTACTTAAACCATAGACTTTTCCCATCTCAATTACACAACTGATACAGTCATTTCCAGGCATATCTGTATTGACGGTGCGATACGCGGAGCGTAAAGCCTCCGGCTTATCGCCCCTTTGGGGCGGCGTATCGCCGTAACGATAATTAAGCAACTCGGTAAAATTGGTCATAATTTTTTGTTAGTAATAAAAGACGGAGATCCCCTACAACTGTTACAAAGTCAAGGATCTTGTTCTAACCAAATTATACTTTTACGAAATTGCTGATAAAGTAATCAAGATAATTAATTCAAGAATATGAAGTACAACCAACTTGGCGAGAGTGACCTCAAGGTTTCTGAAATTTGTCTGGGAACCATGACTTATGGACAGCAGAATACCATTGAGGAAGCGCATCAACAGTTAGATTATGCTATTGCTCAAGGGATAAATTTTATTGATACTGCGGAGATGTATCCAGTACCGCCTCGTGGCGAAACTCAAGGAAAAACGGAAGCTTACATTGGCGAATGGTTGAAAAAACAGCAGCGGAATCAACTCATCATTGCCACAAAAATTGCAGGTCCCGGTCGTCCAAATGGCTGCGGGGAGGAAATCTTCAAATTAACCACAACAACATTAAGCAAGCGGTCGATGATAGTCTGAAACGATTACAAACAGATTATATAGATTTGTACCAAATTCACTGGCCAGAACGCTATGTTCCCACCTTTGGACAGACAGAGTACAAACCTGATTTTGAACGTGAAACTGTGAGTATTGCTGAACAATTACAAGCATTTGCAGATGTCATCAAAGCAGGTAAAATTCGCTATCTGGGCTTGAGTAATGAGACACCTTGGGGTGTTAGTGAGTTTGTTCATGTTGCCAAACAGCTAGGATTACCCAAAGTGATCTCCATTCAAAACGCTTACAACTTGCTTAATCGTGTATTTGATTCAGCTTTAGCAGAAGTTTATCGTTATACCAATGTTGGCTTACTAG
This portion of the Brasilonema sennae CENA114 genome encodes:
- a CDS encoding FAD/NAD(P)-binding protein; the protein is MNSTISPSTIAIIGGGLSGSLVAANIMLKATMPLFIKLIERNQEVGRGVAYGTPVECHLLNVPAGKMSAFPDEPNHFLNWLHRNGHEEVKASTFVPRKVYGDYVQATLSEAEASAPAYVMLERIVDEAIAIENKSDNVIVKLSRGESLYVQKAVLALGNFPASLPKPVACVENHNNNIRDAWSSQAIADLNPEDSILLIGSGLTMVDAVVALHAKGFHGKIHAVSRHGLKPCSHKSTIPYPTFIDLETAPKTARELLHLVRQQVRTADDHGLDWRAVIDALRPVTQEIWQTLPLKEQKRFLRHLKAYWEVHRHLIAPEIADVLDAAEESGQLSYYAGRIQTCQEFDNKLTVTIRERETQAKIVLQVNRIINCTGSNCNYRSLQHPLLASLQEQRLIRPNVLSIGIDTAVNGALLDADGNASELLYTLGTPRKGNLWETTAVPEIRVQAANLAQDLLKSLNPIAYAVVENWFAPKPAMLFRQLFDKESSTYTYLIADPQTKEAILVDPVSEQVERDIQILRELGLTLRYCLETHIHADHITATRQLKGITGCLSIMPENAQTTCADSYIADGKMLHIGNVQIQAIATPGHTDSHMAYLVNNTHLLTGDALFIRGCGRTDFQSGDAGLLYDAVTQKLFTLPDDTLVYPAHDYQGQTVSTIGEEKRWNPRFAGHSRSQFMMLMNNLNLPYPKKMSEAVPANQHGGKV
- a CDS encoding VOC family protein, with amino-acid sequence MFHPIFHLAFPVRNLEESKNFYVNTFGAKIGRVRDKWIDVFLFEAQITLHEQPSEVLAMTKHGVRHFGAVLAWSDWEALANRLDKMRVQFKVKPNVSFVGTDAEQAKMLLSDPSGNVIEVKAYRNLSVALEMEDLQECSATEV